The Sulfitobacter sp. S223 genome has a window encoding:
- a CDS encoding beta-ketoacyl-ACP synthase III encodes MMMRAVVKGIGHYLPERIVENAEFEATLDTNDEWIRSRSGIERRHFAGEGETTSTMATAAAKKALAMAGLEADDIDAVIVATSTADLTFPSAATMVQAQLGMKSGFAFDIQAVCAGFIFALSNANALILSGQARRVLVIGAETFSRIMDWTDRSTCVLFGDGAGALVLEADEGNGTSDDRGILSTDLNSDGTHRDLLYVDGGSSTGTTGYLRMQGNQVFRHAVEKLSKTATTAMETAGISSEDVDWIVPHQANIRIIQGTAKKLGLSMDKVVVTVQDHGNTSAASIPLALSVGVERGQIKPGDLVVTEAIGGGLAWGAVVLRW; translated from the coding sequence ATGATGATGCGCGCTGTTGTAAAAGGTATCGGGCATTATCTGCCTGAACGGATTGTCGAGAACGCCGAGTTCGAGGCCACGCTGGACACAAATGATGAATGGATTCGCTCCCGCTCAGGTATCGAGCGGCGCCATTTCGCAGGCGAAGGCGAGACAACATCGACCATGGCCACCGCAGCCGCGAAGAAAGCTCTTGCGATGGCAGGCCTTGAGGCTGACGATATCGACGCGGTCATTGTCGCAACCTCTACTGCCGACCTGACCTTCCCCTCTGCCGCGACAATGGTTCAGGCGCAGCTGGGTATGAAATCCGGATTTGCCTTTGATATCCAAGCAGTATGCGCCGGATTTATCTTTGCGTTGAGCAATGCAAACGCCCTGATACTGTCAGGTCAAGCGCGCCGTGTATTGGTGATCGGCGCAGAAACATTCAGCCGCATCATGGATTGGACAGACCGCAGCACATGCGTCCTGTTCGGCGATGGCGCGGGTGCATTGGTACTGGAAGCCGATGAAGGCAACGGCACGTCCGACGACCGTGGCATTCTTTCTACCGACCTGAACTCGGACGGCACCCACCGCGATCTTCTTTATGTAGACGGGGGCAGTTCTACTGGCACCACAGGCTATCTGCGGATGCAGGGCAATCAGGTGTTCCGTCACGCCGTCGAGAAGCTGAGCAAGACCGCAACCACTGCCATGGAAACCGCAGGTATCAGCAGCGAGGATGTCGATTGGATCGTGCCCCATCAGGCCAATATCCGCATCATTCAGGGGACCGCCAAGAAACTGGGCCTGAGCATGGACAAAGTCGTGGTCACGGTTCAGGACCACGGCAATACGTCAGCGGCCTCCATTCCACTGGCGCTTTCTGTCGGCGTCGAGCGCGGCCAGATCAAACCCGGCGATTTGGTGGTAACAGAAGCCATCGGTGGTGGCCTTGCATGGGGCGCAGTTGTTCTGCGCTGGTAA
- the plsX gene encoding phosphate acyltransferase PlsX codes for MTAPTDQTTANARTLISVDAMGGDQGPAAVVAGCLKSATENPDISFVLHGPEAELRALVAKHPALEGRTVIRDAVGVVTMEDKPSHVVRSGKDTSMWSAIESVRTGEASVAVSCGNTGALMALSMIRLRKLPGVNRPAIAVLYPSSNAQGFNVMLDVGADIRADADDLLRFALMGMSYARNGLNLPTPRIGLLNVGTEEHKGRTELKEAHDLIRDHQSEAGYEFVGFVEGGDISGDRADVVVTDGFTGNIAIKTGEGTASLIGVRLREAFKYSILSRLASLLAYTSLMRLREKIDPRRVNGGVFLGLNGTVVKSHGSADATGIAAAIRLAAQLVENGFNDKLAARVAAALPTEEPSPE; via the coding sequence ATGACGGCCCCGACCGATCAGACAACCGCGAACGCCCGCACCCTCATCTCGGTCGATGCGATGGGGGGTGATCAGGGGCCGGCAGCTGTGGTTGCCGGTTGCCTTAAGTCGGCCACCGAAAATCCTGACATTTCCTTTGTTTTACACGGCCCCGAAGCGGAATTGCGTGCCTTGGTTGCAAAGCATCCCGCCCTTGAGGGCCGGACAGTGATCCGCGATGCCGTTGGCGTTGTTACAATGGAAGACAAGCCAAGCCATGTTGTGCGCTCTGGCAAGGATACGTCGATGTGGTCAGCCATCGAATCCGTGCGCACCGGCGAAGCCAGCGTGGCCGTCTCTTGTGGGAACACAGGCGCGCTGATGGCGCTGTCGATGATCCGCTTGCGCAAGCTACCCGGTGTGAACCGGCCTGCTATCGCCGTGCTATATCCCTCGTCCAACGCGCAAGGGTTCAATGTGATGCTGGATGTCGGGGCAGATATTCGTGCGGATGCGGATGACTTGCTGCGCTTTGCGCTTATGGGAATGTCCTATGCGCGCAACGGCCTCAACCTGCCAACCCCCCGTATCGGGCTGCTGAACGTCGGCACCGAAGAACATAAAGGTCGGACAGAGCTGAAAGAAGCGCATGATCTGATTCGTGACCATCAGTCCGAAGCAGGGTACGAATTTGTCGGTTTTGTCGAAGGCGGCGATATTTCAGGTGATCGGGCTGATGTTGTTGTCACCGATGGATTTACCGGCAACATCGCCATCAAGACAGGTGAAGGTACCGCCAGCCTGATCGGTGTCCGTCTGCGCGAAGCTTTCAAATATTCAATCCTGTCTCGGCTTGCCTCGCTTTTGGCCTATACCTCTTTGATGCGTCTGCGCGAAAAGATTGATCCGCGCCGCGTGAACGGCGGAGTGTTTCTGGGCCTGAACGGTACTGTGGTGAAGTCTCATGGTTCTGCTGACGCGACAGGCATAGCAGCAGCTATCAGATTGGCCGCGCAACTGGTCGAGAACGGCTTTAACGACAAGTTGGCGGCACGGGTTGCTGCCGCACTGCCAACAGAGGAGCCCTCCCCCGAATGA
- a CDS encoding biliverdin-producing heme oxygenase, with protein MMKTDFRHALRERTRTDHDLLDRMITTLDIAQLHDFRVFLQIHHCCFLVMQSRSLDQGLSTAPLSSMIDGLAMDLNIVSCNQSEIDLPIPSALDPLSIDYMVAGSRLGSKILYKRWSASTHPCVQRANTYFGQTSDPKLWSETCRALSAVPSGSERADIIVEDTKIQFQLFAAAFAKIVTAEDTLS; from the coding sequence ATGATGAAAACAGATTTTCGACATGCGCTTCGGGAACGAACGCGTACAGATCACGATTTGTTGGATCGAATGATCACGACGCTTGATATTGCGCAATTGCATGATTTCAGAGTGTTTTTGCAGATACACCATTGCTGCTTTTTGGTGATGCAGTCACGGTCGCTGGATCAGGGGCTTTCGACGGCGCCACTTTCAAGCATGATCGACGGCCTTGCCATGGATCTTAACATTGTATCCTGCAATCAATCGGAGATTGACCTGCCGATCCCATCCGCGCTGGACCCCTTATCAATCGACTATATGGTGGCGGGGTCGAGGCTGGGTTCCAAAATACTATACAAACGATGGAGCGCATCGACGCATCCATGTGTCCAACGCGCGAATACCTATTTTGGTCAGACAAGCGATCCGAAACTTTGGTCCGAAACATGTCGTGCGCTCTCGGCCGTGCCATCAGGTAGCGAACGTGCTGATATCATCGTAGAAGACACAAAAATACAATTCCAGCTTTTTGCGGCGGCATTCGCCAAGATAGTCACAGCCGAGGACACCCTCTCATGA
- a CDS encoding ScpA family protein, which produces MAENLFEEDSTTVAERLAAEALIVDVDGFEGPLDLLLTLSRTQKVDLRKVSVLQLARQYLAFVEKAKALRLELAADYLVMAAWLAFLKSRLLLPPDPSEEGPSGEELAAHLAFQLERLAAMRDVAARLMARDQLGRDFFARGQTQMVERVRRVTYTATLLDLMQGYARIRTRDDFRPFVMDRDSVFTMEQALERMRGLIGYAGDWGDLMSYLPEGWESDPVKRRSATAATFAASLELVKEGHLEIRQSESFAPIQLRKKD; this is translated from the coding sequence ATGGCTGAAAACCTTTTCGAGGAAGACAGCACAACCGTAGCGGAACGGCTGGCGGCCGAGGCGTTGATTGTGGATGTGGACGGGTTTGAAGGCCCGCTTGATCTATTGTTGACCCTCAGCCGGACCCAGAAGGTGGACCTGCGCAAAGTCTCTGTGTTGCAGTTGGCGCGCCAGTACCTTGCGTTTGTTGAAAAGGCCAAGGCGTTGCGGCTTGAACTGGCCGCTGACTATCTTGTGATGGCAGCATGGCTGGCTTTTCTTAAATCCCGTTTGCTACTGCCCCCGGATCCTAGCGAAGAAGGCCCTTCGGGAGAGGAACTGGCGGCACATCTGGCGTTTCAGCTGGAACGACTGGCTGCAATGCGCGATGTGGCTGCGCGGCTTATGGCACGTGACCAGCTTGGCCGTGACTTTTTCGCGCGCGGCCAGACGCAGATGGTCGAACGTGTGCGCCGCGTGACCTATACCGCGACGCTGCTGGATTTGATGCAGGGCTATGCGCGCATCCGAACCCGCGATGATTTCCGCCCGTTTGTCATGGACCGCGACAGTGTCTTCACGATGGAGCAAGCGTTGGAGCGGATGAGGGGCCTCATCGGCTATGCAGGCGATTGGGGCGATCTCATGAGCTATCTGCCCGAAGGCTGGGAAAGCGATCCGGTCAAGCGCCGCTCAGCCACGGCGGCCACTTTTGCCGCCTCGCTTGAGTTGGTAAAAGAAGGGCATCTGGAAATCCGCCAAAGCGAAAGCTTCGCACCAATCCAGCTTCGCAAGAAAGATTAG
- a CDS encoding outer membrane protein assembly factor BamE: MGIFDNTVIVRRLLLGVALAGGLAACTPQYQNHGYMPPAEDLDQIVVGVDTRASVEESIGTPSTAGVVNESGFYYVRSQRRTIGALAPKEIDRQVLAISFNEAGVVTNIERFGLERGQVVPLARRVTTPGVRDSGFLRQLLGNIGRFNPAGLSG; the protein is encoded by the coding sequence ATGGGTATCTTCGACAACACGGTGATTGTGCGGCGCTTGCTGCTCGGTGTCGCTCTGGCTGGCGGGCTTGCAGCCTGTACGCCTCAATACCAGAACCACGGATATATGCCGCCTGCAGAAGACCTTGACCAGATTGTGGTCGGTGTCGATACGCGCGCATCAGTCGAGGAAAGCATTGGCACCCCTTCGACTGCCGGTGTGGTGAATGAAAGCGGATTTTATTACGTTCGCAGCCAGCGCCGCACAATCGGCGCGTTGGCCCCCAAAGAAATAGACCGGCAGGTGCTTGCCATCAGCTTCAACGAAGCAGGTGTGGTTACCAACATCGAACGCTTCGGGCTTGAGCGCGGGCAAGTTGTGCCTTTGGCGCGGCGCGTGACCACACCGGGTGTGCGTGACAGCGGCTTCCTGCGACAGCTTTTGGGTAACATCGGACGGTTCAATCCCGCAGGTCTGAGCGGCTGA
- a CDS encoding 2'-deoxycytidine 5'-triphosphate deaminase — protein sequence MPGVIPNQQLETMIAQGVIAAEPSVDSAQIQPASLDLRLGTVAYRVRASFLAGHGAKVADRLQEFEMHRVDLTQGAVLEKGAVYVVPLMEHLALPDNVSAVANAKSSTGRLDLLTRTITDGGTEFDRIAAGYHGPLYAEICPRSFSVLVRPGMRLNQIRFGTGDAVLSDDDLRTLHAQTPLVDGDAVIDDGLGFSVDLRLKDTTLVGYRAKPHTGVIDLDKIGHYAPADYWEEVHSSNGQIILDPGAFYILVSREAVTIPPDYAAEMAPYLAMVGEFRVHYAGFFDPGFGHDAAGGAGSRGVLEVRCHEAPFVLEHGQVVGRLVYERMSEAPTQLYGAGIASNYQGQGLKLSKHFKLP from the coding sequence ATGCCCGGCGTAATCCCAAACCAACAGCTTGAAACGATGATTGCGCAAGGCGTGATCGCTGCCGAACCGTCCGTGGATTCTGCACAAATACAACCTGCCAGCCTTGATCTGCGCCTTGGCACCGTGGCCTACCGCGTGCGCGCCTCGTTTTTGGCCGGGCACGGCGCAAAGGTCGCGGACCGCTTGCAAGAGTTCGAGATGCACCGCGTGGATCTCACTCAAGGCGCTGTGTTGGAAAAAGGTGCGGTCTATGTCGTGCCGCTGATGGAGCATCTGGCCCTGCCCGACAATGTCAGCGCTGTGGCAAACGCCAAAAGCTCAACTGGCAGGCTTGATCTGCTGACCCGTACGATCACCGATGGCGGAACTGAATTCGACCGGATTGCGGCCGGCTATCATGGCCCGCTTTACGCTGAAATATGTCCGCGGTCCTTTTCCGTGCTGGTGCGTCCGGGTATGCGCCTAAATCAAATCCGCTTTGGTACAGGTGATGCCGTACTCAGCGATGATGATTTGCGGACACTGCACGCGCAAACCCCGCTTGTGGATGGCGATGCTGTCATTGATGATGGGTTAGGCTTTTCCGTCGATCTGCGGCTCAAGGATACCACCCTGGTAGGCTACCGCGCCAAACCACACACGGGCGTCATTGATCTGGATAAAATCGGACATTACGCGCCTGCCGATTATTGGGAAGAGGTCCACAGCTCAAATGGTCAGATTATTCTGGATCCGGGGGCATTCTATATCCTCGTTAGCCGCGAGGCGGTAACCATCCCCCCTGATTATGCCGCCGAAATGGCCCCATACCTTGCGATGGTGGGCGAATTCCGTGTGCATTACGCGGGTTTCTTCGACCCCGGATTTGGTCACGATGCTGCTGGCGGTGCGGGGTCGCGCGGCGTGCTGGAAGTGCGCTGTCACGAAGCGCCCTTTGTGCTGGAGCACGGTCAGGTCGTCGGGCGGCTGGTTTACGAACGGATGAGCGAAGCACCAACGCAACTGTATGGCGCGGGTATCGCCTCCAACTATCAAGGTCAGGGCCTGAAGCTGTCAAAGCACTTCAAACTGCCCTGA
- a CDS encoding ABC-F family ATP-binding cassette domain-containing protein, which yields MARAPLLQLSDIALTFGGDPVFDDLSLVVQSGDRLALVGRNGSGKSTLMKVMAGLVEADSGEVTAGPGVSVGYMEQDPDLTGFETLGDFASHGLEPGELYKVERAGEGLKFDPERPVATASGGERRRAALARLMALEPELMLLDEPTNHLDIEAIAWLEDELKSTRAAYVIISHDRAFLNALTRATLWIDRGAVRRQEIGFQGFEAWRDQIWEEEDMQRHKLNRKIKSEARWAVEGISARRKRNQGRVRALQELRAERAGQIKRQGTAAMALEAGPKSGRKVMEAVGITKVFGNKVILHDFSLTVNRGDRIALVGPNGVGKTTLLNMLIGKEQPDSGEVKIGTNLALALFDQARAQLDGDMTLWDSLTGDPEMRVSGKADQILVRGNPKHVVGYLKEFLFDEAQARAPVRSLSGGEKARLLLAKLMARESNLLVLDEPTNDLDVETLDLMQELLGSYDGTVILVSHDRDFLDRVAATTIAMEGDGKATVYAGGWSDYIAQRGMEDFSESVVKSKGSAPKAQQKTKTQTGLSFTEKHRLEALPAEIERITAEIAKLEELLGDPALFTEQPAKFQKASDALVQRHEKLADAEEEWLLLEEKAGS from the coding sequence ATGGCACGTGCACCCCTTCTCCAACTCTCCGATATCGCCCTCACATTTGGCGGCGATCCTGTATTTGATGACCTGTCGCTGGTGGTTCAATCCGGCGACCGTCTGGCGCTGGTCGGGCGCAACGGTTCGGGCAAGTCCACCTTGATGAAAGTCATGGCGGGGCTGGTCGAGGCGGATAGCGGCGAAGTGACCGCAGGACCCGGCGTCAGCGTTGGCTACATGGAGCAGGACCCTGATCTGACGGGTTTTGAGACATTGGGTGATTTTGCCTCACACGGGCTTGAACCCGGTGAACTTTACAAGGTCGAGCGTGCGGGCGAGGGGCTCAAGTTTGATCCGGAGCGCCCTGTGGCCACAGCATCCGGAGGCGAGCGGCGGCGCGCAGCCCTTGCGCGTTTGATGGCGCTTGAGCCTGAATTGATGCTGCTGGATGAACCGACGAACCATTTGGACATCGAGGCTATCGCATGGCTGGAGGACGAGCTGAAGTCCACCCGCGCGGCCTATGTCATTATTTCCCACGACCGTGCGTTTTTGAATGCGCTCACACGTGCAACCCTTTGGATTGATCGCGGTGCCGTGCGTCGGCAAGAGATCGGCTTTCAGGGATTTGAAGCATGGCGTGACCAGATCTGGGAAGAAGAGGACATGCAGCGCCACAAGCTGAACCGGAAGATCAAATCCGAGGCGCGTTGGGCGGTCGAAGGCATTTCTGCGCGGCGTAAGCGCAACCAGGGCCGCGTACGCGCGCTGCAAGAGCTGCGTGCCGAACGGGCAGGTCAGATCAAACGCCAAGGGACAGCGGCTATGGCGCTGGAAGCGGGCCCCAAATCCGGCCGTAAGGTCATGGAAGCGGTCGGCATTACAAAGGTTTTCGGCAATAAAGTCATTTTGCATGATTTCTCACTGACAGTGAACCGTGGGGATCGCATCGCGCTGGTTGGCCCGAACGGCGTCGGTAAAACGACCCTGCTGAATATGCTGATCGGCAAAGAACAGCCCGACAGCGGCGAGGTCAAAATCGGGACCAATCTGGCGCTGGCTCTATTTGATCAGGCGCGCGCGCAACTGGACGGCGACATGACCCTGTGGGACAGCCTGACGGGCGACCCCGAGATGCGGGTGAGCGGCAAGGCTGACCAAATCTTGGTCCGCGGCAACCCCAAACACGTTGTTGGCTACCTTAAAGAATTCCTGTTCGACGAAGCGCAAGCGCGCGCACCTGTCCGCTCCCTGTCTGGCGGGGAAAAGGCGCGGCTGTTGCTGGCCAAGCTAATGGCGCGCGAAAGCAATCTGCTGGTGCTCGATGAACCGACAAATGATCTGGATGTGGAAACGCTGGACCTGATGCAAGAGCTGTTGGGCAGCTATGACGGCACGGTCATACTGGTGAGCCACGACCGTGACTTCCTTGACCGTGTGGCGGCGACCACCATCGCCATGGAAGGTGACGGAAAAGCGACCGTTTATGCGGGCGGCTGGAGCGATTATATCGCGCAGCGCGGAATGGAAGACTTCTCTGAAAGTGTTGTGAAGTCCAAGGGCTCAGCGCCAAAGGCCCAGCAAAAGACCAAGACGCAAACAGGTCTCAGCTTTACCGAAAAGCACCGTTTGGAAGCCTTGCCCGCCGAGATAGAGCGGATAACGGCAGAAATTGCCAAGCTTGAGGAATTGTTGGGCGATCCTGCGCTTTTCACCGAACAGCCAGCCAAGTTCCAGAAAGCCAGCGATGCGCTGGTGCAGCGTCACGAAAAACTGGCCGATGCCGAGGAAGAATGGCTGTTGCTCGAAGAAAAAGCAGGCAGCTGA
- a CDS encoding DUF177 domain-containing protein, which translates to MSPTSPSATSLRVANLSQTTPTPFSLRPDAASLAALAQMMELSGLRKLSFEGALHPLGDRDWQLRGRLGATVTQPCVVTLEPVTTRIDTDVLRTFVRDYVDIDAPEVEMPEDDSVEPLGAWIDPAIVMQEELALALPQYPRKVETESAPIRVTEPGKKPMTDEEARPFAGLAALKQQLEDDKDS; encoded by the coding sequence ATGTCTCCCACATCCCCAAGTGCAACCAGTTTGCGCGTTGCCAACCTGTCACAAACCACGCCAACCCCCTTCTCCTTACGTCCAGATGCGGCCTCTCTGGCAGCTTTGGCACAAATGATGGAACTGAGCGGATTGCGCAAATTGTCCTTTGAGGGTGCCCTACACCCGTTGGGTGATCGTGACTGGCAATTGCGCGGACGTCTGGGCGCCACTGTAACGCAGCCTTGCGTGGTCACGCTTGAGCCGGTCACGACCCGGATTGATACGGATGTTCTGCGCACCTTCGTACGCGATTACGTCGATATCGATGCACCAGAAGTCGAGATGCCCGAAGATGACAGCGTAGAGCCGTTGGGCGCGTGGATAGACCCCGCAATCGTCATGCAAGAAGAGCTGGCCCTAGCCCTGCCCCAGTATCCGCGCAAAGTCGAAACAGAATCCGCACCTATCCGGGTCACGGAACCCGGCAAAAAACCAATGACCGATGAAGAAGCGCGCCCCTTTGCCGGATTGGCCGCCCTCAAGCAGCAGCTGGAGGACGACAAAGACAGCTGA
- a CDS encoding MerR family transcriptional regulator, with protein MPKSPDAFRTISEVAEWLGIQAHVLRFWESKFTQVKPIKRAGGRRYYRPADMLLLGGIKRLLHDDGLTIKGVQKILREEGMSHVAALSVPLDDADVEVQSAAKPEPKQTPEQEPEAVVLPFEAPKEVEPETLQETAEEDTAQAQVETAEQASSEPEETGDEPDAPKVEDQPELFATDEAADEEASSQLSVEEPTEAPAEIEVRTEETPAQPEDASAPIEEIAAADKDEADDATPEVGEVDDMKPVVAEDSAPDEDTLAAGDAEMAETISDDTSDRQETAENTPEAEAKEQTLTAASEEAEADETVETLSSSQDTSEAADPSTPAEETAENDETDPATSKADEATQTPARPKPRDIGMPEITAEQDIYADVSTLTRVGRIPSLDKATAQKMIPLLAELSSLRDRMAARRGSAPSKS; from the coding sequence ATGCCCAAATCGCCTGACGCTTTCCGTACAATCTCTGAGGTTGCAGAGTGGCTTGGGATTCAAGCCCACGTGCTGCGCTTTTGGGAGAGCAAATTCACCCAAGTAAAGCCGATCAAACGTGCGGGTGGCAGACGCTACTATCGGCCCGCAGATATGCTGTTGCTGGGTGGTATCAAGCGTCTGTTGCACGATGACGGATTGACGATCAAAGGTGTGCAGAAAATCCTGCGGGAAGAAGGGATGAGCCACGTTGCCGCCCTGTCGGTTCCGCTGGATGATGCCGACGTCGAGGTTCAGAGCGCTGCCAAGCCGGAACCAAAGCAGACGCCAGAGCAAGAGCCCGAGGCCGTGGTACTGCCTTTTGAAGCCCCGAAAGAAGTAGAACCAGAGACTTTGCAGGAAACCGCAGAAGAAGACACCGCTCAAGCACAGGTGGAAACAGCTGAACAGGCCAGCTCCGAGCCTGAAGAAACAGGCGACGAACCGGACGCACCTAAAGTCGAAGACCAGCCGGAGCTGTTTGCGACAGATGAAGCAGCGGACGAAGAAGCCTCATCACAGCTTTCAGTTGAAGAGCCGACAGAAGCCCCGGCAGAGATAGAAGTGCGCACTGAAGAGACGCCTGCTCAGCCGGAAGATGCGTCTGCGCCGATAGAAGAGATTGCAGCAGCCGACAAAGACGAAGCAGATGATGCGACGCCAGAGGTTGGCGAAGTTGATGACATGAAACCAGTCGTAGCCGAAGATTCTGCACCAGATGAAGATACGCTGGCGGCAGGCGACGCTGAAATGGCTGAAACGATTTCTGATGATACTTCCGATCGCCAAGAGACAGCAGAAAATACCCCCGAAGCGGAGGCTAAAGAACAGACTTTGACCGCCGCATCCGAGGAAGCAGAAGCTGACGAAACCGTAGAGACGCTATCGTCGTCTCAAGACACATCAGAAGCGGCTGACCCTTCGACACCCGCAGAAGAGACAGCAGAAAACGACGAAACAGATCCTGCCACGTCGAAGGCTGACGAAGCCACGCAAACGCCCGCGCGCCCCAAGCCACGCGATATTGGCATGCCCGAAATAACGGCGGAGCAGGACATTTACGCTGATGTCTCAACCCTCACCCGTGTCGGTCGCATCCCGTCTTTGGACAAGGCAACAGCGCAAAAGATGATACCACTGCTGGCGGAGCTTTCTTCCCTGCGCGACCGCATGGCTGCGCGTCGGGGCAGCGCGCCGTCAAAATCCTGA
- the ihfA gene encoding integration host factor subunit alpha → MTSNTLTRMDLSEAVFREVGLSRNESAQLVETVLEEMSDALVRGEQVKISSFGTFSVRDKSARIGRNPKTGEEVPINPRRVLTFRPSHLMKDRVADGNKS, encoded by the coding sequence ATGACAAGCAATACATTGACGCGGATGGATCTTAGCGAAGCTGTTTTTCGTGAGGTGGGCCTGTCGCGCAACGAAAGTGCGCAATTGGTCGAAACAGTTCTGGAAGAAATGTCCGACGCGCTGGTGCGCGGCGAACAGGTCAAAATCTCTTCCTTCGGCACATTCTCTGTACGCGATAAATCAGCACGTATCGGTCGCAACCCAAAAACCGGCGAAGAGGTCCCGATCAACCCACGCCGCGTTCTGACGTTCCGCCCATCACATCTGATGAAAGATCGTGTCGCTGACGGGAACAAGTCCTGA
- the scpB gene encoding SMC-Scp complex subunit ScpB — protein MSQEPEIEEESLFDAPPMAEQERMIEAILFASAEPVTLRELEARMPHGCDAAEAMVYVRRRYEGRGVHVMKIGDSYALRTAADLGYLMQKETVEVRKLSRAAIETLAIIAYHQPVTRAEIEEIRGVSVSRGTVDQLLELEWIRFGRRKMTPGRPVTFVVTEGFLDHFGLENARDLPGLKELRSAGLLESRPGVSLMPKVGEEDDEPESTEGQSELFED, from the coding sequence ATGTCACAAGAGCCTGAAATCGAAGAAGAAAGCCTTTTTGACGCCCCGCCTATGGCAGAACAGGAACGCATGATAGAGGCGATCCTTTTCGCGAGTGCAGAGCCGGTGACCTTGCGCGAACTAGAGGCGCGGATGCCACATGGTTGTGATGCCGCCGAAGCGATGGTTTATGTGCGCCGTCGCTATGAAGGACGCGGCGTGCATGTGATGAAAATCGGTGATTCATATGCGCTTCGCACGGCTGCCGATCTTGGCTACCTGATGCAAAAAGAAACTGTCGAGGTGCGCAAGCTTAGTCGCGCCGCGATCGAAACTTTGGCCATCATCGCATACCATCAGCCGGTCACCCGTGCCGAGATCGAAGAAATTCGTGGCGTGTCAGTTTCTCGTGGGACGGTGGACCAACTGCTGGAGCTCGAATGGATCCGCTTTGGTAGACGCAAGATGACACCTGGCCGCCCAGTTACGTTCGTTGTGACGGAAGGCTTCCTCGATCACTTCGGACTGGAGAACGCCCGCGACCTCCCGGGCCTCAAAGAACTGCGCTCTGCCGGTTTGCTAGAAAGCCGTCCGGGCGTGAGCCTGATGCCAAAGGTTGGCGAAGAAGATGACGAGCCCGAAAGCACCGAAGGCCAGAGCGAACTATTCGAAGATTGA
- a CDS encoding GNAT family N-acetyltransferase, with protein MPVGSTAIMMPLQKGRYTVRPAQSAADLTASLALRARAFGAVGGASDRFDDSAQHVLVLAQDSGKAVATFRMSLLTGAQIDESYAAQYYDLAKLTAFDGPMLELGRFCIDPAFHDPDILRIAWAALTSYVDATGVRLLFGCSSFAGTDPADYLDAFALLKARYLAPKRWAPAVKAPDVFRYAARLDHAPDIKRANAAMPPLLRTYLMMGGWVSDHAVVDHTMGTLHVFTGLEIEAIPPARKTLLRALI; from the coding sequence ATGCCGGTAGGTTCAACAGCGATAATGATGCCTTTGCAAAAAGGGCGCTACACTGTGCGCCCTGCGCAGAGTGCTGCGGATCTGACCGCCTCACTGGCGTTGCGCGCGCGCGCTTTCGGTGCGGTAGGCGGGGCTTCAGACCGTTTTGACGACAGCGCGCAACATGTGCTGGTGCTGGCCCAAGACAGCGGCAAGGCGGTGGCCACGTTTCGCATGTCCCTTCTGACCGGTGCGCAGATCGATGAGAGTTATGCCGCGCAGTATTACGATTTAGCCAAGCTGACAGCGTTTGACGGTCCGATGCTTGAATTGGGCAGGTTCTGCATCGACCCCGCTTTCCATGATCCTGACATTCTGCGCATCGCGTGGGCGGCGTTGACGTCTTATGTGGACGCCACTGGGGTGCGCCTGCTTTTTGGCTGTTCTTCATTTGCGGGCACGGATCCGGCCGACTATCTGGATGCTTTTGCCCTGCTAAAGGCACGTTATCTTGCGCCAAAGCGTTGGGCACCCGCCGTGAAAGCGCCGGACGTGTTCCGCTATGCCGCCCGACTGGATCACGCCCCAGATATCAAACGTGCCAATGCGGCGATGCCCCCGTTGTTGCGGACCTACCTTATGATGGGCGGGTGGGTCAGCGACCACGCGGTTGTAGATCACACGATGGGCACGCTGCATGTGTTCACGGGCCTTGAGATCGAGGCCATTCCACCCGCGCGGAAAACGCTGCTTAGGGCGTTGATCTGA
- the rpmF gene encoding 50S ribosomal protein L32: MAVQQNKVSKSRRNNRRSHDSLTAANPNECTNCGELKRPHHVCASCGHYADKEVVAQFDEIDLEDDAA, from the coding sequence ATGGCTGTCCAGCAGAATAAAGTATCCAAATCGCGCCGCAACAACCGCCGCTCCCACGATTCGTTGACAGCAGCGAATCCTAACGAGTGCACCAACTGCGGTGAGCTGAAGCGCCCACACCATGTTTGCGCCTCCTGCGGCCACTATGCCGACAAAGAAGTTGTGGCTCAGTTCGACGAGATTGATCTCGAAGACGACGCGGCGTAA